One window from the genome of Sphaerotilus microaerophilus encodes:
- a CDS encoding nickel-dependent hydrogenase large subunit has product MNKRVVVDPITRIEGHLRIEAETSAEGAITGAWSSGTMVRGIEIILQGRDPREAWAFAQRICGVCTLVHGIASVRSVEDALKWSIPANAQLIRNLMIAAQHVHDHVMHFYHLHALDWVDVVSALKADPKATSALAQSISSWPKSSPGYFADTQKRIKQFVESGQLGIFANGYWGHPAYQLPPEANLMAVAHYLEALAWQRDVVKLHAIFGGKNPHPNFLVGGSPSPFSAGPGSQGSAATALNVSTLADIRAIIRSMQTFVDQVYVPDTLAIAGFYKDWFARGEGLGNFMTVGDFPSKGMDDPASMFIPSGVILNRDLTRFEPVDLRDPAQVQEFVSHSWYDYAGGKDKGLHPYDGETTLHYTGPKPPYEQLDVAGSYSWLKSPRWRGKAVEVGPLARVLTLYAKGHEPTKALADQALKALDLPLTAMFSTLGRTAARTLESKIFADQMMSWLDQLQANLKAGDASVHNTALWDPKTWPAEAKGVGFMEAPRGALAHYIVIRDQKIANYQAVVPSTWNAGPRDATGQPGAYEAALMDRHQLHDPKQPLEIQRTIHSFDPCIACAVHVTDPAGEELSSIRVN; this is encoded by the coding sequence ATGAATAAACGTGTCGTCGTCGACCCCATCACCCGCATCGAAGGCCACCTGCGCATCGAGGCCGAGACCTCCGCCGAGGGCGCCATCACCGGCGCCTGGAGCTCGGGCACGATGGTGCGCGGCATCGAGATCATCCTGCAGGGCCGCGACCCGCGCGAGGCCTGGGCCTTCGCGCAGCGCATCTGCGGCGTGTGCACGCTGGTGCACGGCATCGCGTCGGTGCGCTCGGTGGAGGACGCACTGAAGTGGTCCATCCCGGCCAACGCGCAGCTGATCCGCAACCTGATGATCGCCGCGCAGCATGTGCACGACCACGTCATGCACTTCTACCACCTGCATGCGCTGGACTGGGTGGACGTGGTCTCGGCGCTCAAGGCGGACCCCAAGGCCACCTCGGCTCTGGCGCAGTCGATCTCCAGCTGGCCCAAGTCCAGCCCGGGCTACTTCGCCGATACGCAAAAGCGCATCAAGCAATTCGTCGAGAGCGGCCAGCTGGGCATCTTCGCCAACGGCTACTGGGGCCATCCCGCCTACCAGCTGCCGCCCGAGGCCAACCTGATGGCCGTGGCGCACTACCTGGAGGCGCTGGCCTGGCAGCGTGACGTGGTGAAGCTGCACGCCATCTTCGGCGGCAAGAACCCGCACCCCAACTTCCTGGTCGGCGGCTCGCCCAGCCCCTTCAGCGCGGGCCCGGGCAGCCAGGGCAGCGCGGCCACCGCGCTGAACGTGAGCACGCTGGCGGACATCCGCGCCATCATCCGCTCGATGCAGACCTTCGTGGACCAGGTCTACGTGCCCGACACGCTGGCCATCGCCGGCTTCTACAAGGACTGGTTCGCCCGCGGCGAGGGCCTGGGCAACTTCATGACGGTGGGGGACTTCCCGTCCAAGGGCATGGACGACCCGGCGTCGATGTTCATCCCCTCCGGTGTGATCCTCAACCGCGACCTGACCCGCTTCGAGCCGGTGGACCTGCGCGACCCGGCACAGGTGCAGGAGTTCGTGAGCCACTCCTGGTACGACTACGCCGGCGGCAAGGACAAGGGCCTGCACCCCTACGACGGCGAGACCACGCTGCACTACACCGGGCCGAAGCCGCCCTACGAGCAGCTCGATGTGGCGGGCAGCTACTCCTGGCTGAAGTCGCCGCGCTGGCGCGGCAAGGCGGTGGAGGTCGGCCCGCTGGCGCGCGTGCTGACGCTCTATGCCAAGGGCCACGAGCCGACCAAGGCGCTGGCCGACCAGGCGCTCAAGGCGCTGGACCTGCCGCTGACGGCGATGTTCTCCACACTGGGGCGCACCGCGGCGCGCACGCTGGAGTCGAAGATCTTCGCCGACCAGATGATGAGCTGGCTCGACCAGCTGCAGGCCAACCTGAAGGCCGGCGATGCCTCGGTGCACAACACCGCGCTGTGGGATCCGAAGACTTGGCCCGCCGAGGCGAAGGGTGTGGGCTTCATGGAGGCGCCGCGCGGCGCACTGGCGCACTACATCGTCATCCGCGACCAGAAGATCGCCAACTACCAGGCGGTGGTGCCCAGCACCTGGAACGCCGGCCCGCGCGATGCCACCGGCCAGCCGGGCGCCTACGAGGCGGCGCTGATGGACCGCCACCAGCTGCACGACCCCAAGCAGCCGCTGGAGATCCAGCGCACCATCCATAGCTTCGATCCCTGCATCGCCTGCGCGGTGCACGTCACCGACCCGGCGGGCGAGGAGCTGAGCTCGATCCGGGTGAACTGA
- a CDS encoding (Fe-S)-binding protein yields MSAPVTSVTSVPVAAKPAVKPNYDQQGSQSDQARVDAAMRSFVREFGVTAALHMESCVRCGLCAEACHFHAASGEAKHTPIYKLELFRRAYFREASPFAPLVRALGLVKAPSIAELQQWQELIYDSCSMCGRCTMVCPMGIDIAELVKEARHGMFKAGLIPERLALMDRTARQWGSPATPAEDLPDILAEVAEEHGVPIPCDLERADVLVTAAPAELGDHTKALAAAAKILNQVRQKTGQSWTMHQGGFDASNIGFNNGDMELQERLTRALIDTAVKIGAHTVLLPECGHAYGAARWEAAKWYGRALPVRVIHMTEYLDEQLRAGTIQVKSIAATATFHDPCQIVRRGGLEEAARRVVAALGFDLRELKDHGLLGYCCGGGGGVVSNQRAAPLRHKVFEIKRAQVEATGAERFVTSCGQCRITLEMGAKQAHWNKKVESLLELVADNLVE; encoded by the coding sequence ATGAGCGCCCCCGTCACTTCTGTCACTTCCGTTCCCGTTGCGGCCAAGCCAGCGGTCAAGCCGAACTATGACCAGCAGGGCAGCCAGTCTGACCAGGCCCGCGTCGATGCCGCGATGCGGAGCTTCGTGCGCGAGTTCGGCGTCACCGCGGCGCTGCACATGGAGAGCTGCGTGCGCTGCGGCCTGTGCGCCGAGGCCTGCCACTTCCACGCCGCCTCGGGCGAGGCCAAGCACACGCCGATCTACAAGCTGGAGCTCTTCCGCCGCGCCTACTTCCGCGAGGCCTCGCCCTTCGCGCCGCTGGTGCGTGCGCTGGGCCTGGTGAAGGCACCCAGCATCGCCGAGCTGCAGCAGTGGCAGGAGCTGATCTACGACTCCTGCTCGATGTGCGGGCGCTGCACGATGGTCTGCCCGATGGGCATCGACATCGCCGAGCTGGTCAAGGAGGCCCGCCACGGCATGTTCAAGGCCGGGCTGATCCCCGAGCGCCTGGCCCTGATGGACCGCACCGCCCGCCAGTGGGGCAGCCCCGCGACGCCGGCCGAGGACCTGCCGGACATCCTGGCCGAGGTGGCCGAGGAGCACGGCGTGCCGATCCCCTGCGATCTGGAGCGCGCCGACGTGCTGGTCACCGCCGCGCCGGCCGAGCTGGGCGACCACACCAAGGCCCTGGCGGCCGCGGCGAAGATCCTCAACCAGGTGCGCCAGAAGACCGGCCAGAGCTGGACGATGCACCAGGGCGGCTTCGACGCCAGCAACATCGGCTTCAACAACGGCGACATGGAGCTGCAGGAGCGGCTCACGCGCGCCCTGATCGACACCGCGGTGAAGATCGGTGCGCACACCGTGCTGCTACCCGAGTGCGGCCATGCCTACGGCGCGGCGCGCTGGGAGGCCGCCAAGTGGTACGGCCGGGCGCTGCCGGTGCGTGTGATCCACATGACCGAGTACCTGGACGAGCAGCTCCGCGCCGGCACGATCCAGGTCAAGTCGATCGCTGCGACCGCCACCTTCCACGACCCCTGCCAGATCGTGCGCCGGGGCGGGCTGGAGGAGGCGGCGCGGCGGGTCGTCGCGGCGCTGGGCTTCGACCTGCGCGAGCTCAAGGACCACGGCCTGCTCGGCTACTGCTGTGGCGGCGGCGGCGGGGTGGTGTCCAACCAGCGCGCCGCACCGCTGCGCCACAAGGTCTTCGAGATCAAGCGGGCGCAGGTGGAGGCCACCGGCGCCGAGCGCTTCGTCACCAGCTGCGGCCAGTGCCGCATCACGCTGGAGATGGGCGCCAAGCAGGCGCACTGGAACAAGAAGGTCGAGAGCCTGCTGGAACTGGTCGCCGACAACCTGGTGGAATGA
- a CDS encoding nitrate reductase, with amino-acid sequence MDWTPLELLDFARGPALEFAMIVFVFGVLWRLVGVLLLPRMRDLSPAREGAPPGWLGAARTIVRRMWPRREFMPATLFVTINSYVFHLGLAIVVFGLGPHILFFQEVFGLTWPALPTNLVAVVGAITFASLLAVLVRRMTNPVQRLLSHAGDYLSWAVTFLPVLTGLLAANPIGGRYETLLALHLLSIAALLIWFPFGKLMHAFLFALSRGATGLRFSHRGVKA; translated from the coding sequence ATGGACTGGACGCCCCTCGAACTGCTCGATTTCGCCCGCGGACCCGCACTCGAGTTCGCAATGATCGTGTTCGTCTTCGGTGTGCTCTGGCGCCTCGTCGGCGTGCTGCTGCTGCCGCGAATGCGGGATCTCTCGCCGGCCCGCGAGGGCGCCCCGCCCGGCTGGCTGGGTGCGGCGCGCACCATCGTGCGCCGCATGTGGCCGCGCCGCGAGTTCATGCCGGCCACGCTGTTCGTCACGATCAACAGCTACGTCTTCCACCTCGGTCTGGCCATCGTGGTCTTTGGCCTCGGTCCGCACATCCTGTTCTTCCAGGAGGTGTTCGGGCTGACCTGGCCGGCGCTGCCGACCAACCTGGTGGCCGTCGTCGGCGCCATCACCTTCGCCTCGCTGCTGGCGGTGCTGGTGCGGCGCATGACGAACCCGGTGCAGCGGCTGCTGTCCCATGCGGGCGACTACCTGAGCTGGGCGGTGACCTTCCTGCCCGTGCTGACCGGCCTGCTGGCGGCCAACCCGATCGGCGGGCGCTACGAGACGCTGCTGGCGCTGCACCTGCTGAGCATCGCCGCGCTGCTGATCTGGTTCCCGTTCGGCAAGCTGATGCACGCCTTCCTGTTTGCCCTCTCGCGCGGTGCCACCGGCCTGCGCTTCAGCCACCGGGGAGTCAAGGCATGA
- a CDS encoding hydrogenase small subunit — MKPESIGLGLPAQTLGEHLRTRGMTRRSLLQYAACTASLMGLSPREAAAMAQGLEKATRQSVIWLSFQECTGCTESLTRSFSPSLEDLIFDFISLDYHHTLQAVSGEAAEAARHAAMKTHAGKYIVVVDGSVPLGEGGIYSVIAGMTNAAMLAETVEHAAAVIAVGTCAAYGGLPEARPNPTGAVPIAQLVKGKPVVNIPGCPPMPQAMAGTLTHFLSFGKLPELDALGRPKAFFGETIHDRCYRRPYYNRGQFAKGFDDEGARRGWCLYELGCKGPVTYNACASLKWNGGTSFPIQSGHGCIGCSEPRFWDRGGIYQPLPAPTKKRGRVIGIAAAGGTVLGAGAAVIARQRAGQTGSTEPTQE, encoded by the coding sequence ATGAAGCCTGAATCGATCGGATTGGGTCTGCCCGCGCAGACGCTGGGCGAGCACCTGCGCACGCGCGGCATGACGCGGCGCAGCCTGCTGCAGTACGCCGCCTGCACGGCCAGCCTGATGGGCCTGTCGCCCAGGGAGGCGGCCGCGATGGCGCAGGGGTTGGAGAAGGCCACGCGCCAGTCGGTGATCTGGCTGTCCTTCCAGGAGTGCACCGGCTGCACCGAGTCACTCACGCGCTCGTTCAGCCCCAGCCTGGAAGACCTGATCTTCGACTTCATCTCGCTGGACTACCACCACACGCTGCAGGCGGTCAGCGGCGAAGCGGCCGAGGCGGCCCGCCATGCGGCCATGAAGACGCACGCCGGCAAGTACATCGTGGTGGTGGACGGCTCGGTGCCACTGGGCGAGGGCGGCATCTACTCGGTGATCGCCGGCATGACGAACGCCGCGATGCTGGCCGAGACGGTGGAGCACGCCGCCGCGGTGATCGCGGTGGGCACCTGCGCGGCCTATGGCGGCCTGCCCGAGGCGCGGCCCAACCCGACCGGCGCGGTGCCGATCGCGCAGCTGGTGAAGGGCAAGCCGGTGGTGAACATCCCCGGCTGCCCGCCGATGCCGCAGGCCATGGCCGGCACGCTGACGCACTTCCTGTCCTTCGGCAAGCTGCCGGAGCTGGATGCGCTGGGCCGGCCGAAGGCCTTCTTCGGCGAAACCATCCACGACCGCTGCTACCGCCGCCCGTACTACAACCGGGGCCAGTTCGCCAAGGGCTTCGACGACGAGGGTGCGCGCCGCGGCTGGTGCCTGTACGAGCTGGGCTGCAAGGGCCCGGTGACCTACAACGCCTGCGCCTCGCTGAAGTGGAACGGCGGCACCTCCTTCCCGATCCAGTCCGGCCACGGCTGCATCGGCTGCTCGGAGCCCAGGTTCTGGGACCGTGGCGGCATCTACCAGCCGCTGCCGGCACCGACGAAGAAACGCGGCCGCGTGATCGGCATCGCGGCGGCGGGCGGCACCGTGCTGGGGGCCGGTGCCGCGGTGATTGCCCGCCAGCGTGCCGGCCAGACCGGATCGACCGAGCCGACGCAGGAGTGA
- a CDS encoding hydrogenase maturation protease — protein sequence METTMLLVLGLGNRLLGDDAAGPIVIEQFVQRHGECPGVSWRDGGTLGLSLLPEIEDADALVVVDAARFGAAPGTVQVFEGLDMDEQLGGRKQSAHELALADLMGAAALGGRLPPRRALVAVEPASTALGLEPTPAVAAALPVLVAAVEALVARWALPGSSGSDHAGTDVNSDVNSDEGVAAPVCPALQEVAHEA from the coding sequence ATGGAGACCACGATGCTGCTGGTGCTGGGATTGGGCAACCGACTGCTGGGCGATGACGCGGCCGGCCCGATCGTCATCGAGCAGTTCGTGCAGCGCCACGGCGAGTGCCCGGGCGTGAGCTGGCGCGACGGCGGCACGCTGGGCCTGAGCCTGCTGCCCGAGATCGAGGACGCCGATGCCCTGGTGGTGGTGGATGCCGCCCGCTTCGGCGCCGCGCCAGGCACGGTGCAGGTCTTCGAGGGCCTGGACATGGACGAGCAGCTCGGCGGGCGCAAGCAGAGTGCGCACGAGCTGGCGCTGGCCGACCTGATGGGCGCCGCCGCGCTGGGCGGCCGGCTGCCGCCGCGGCGAGCGCTGGTGGCGGTGGAGCCGGCCAGCACCGCGCTGGGCCTGGAGCCGACGCCCGCGGTGGCCGCCGCGCTGCCGGTGCTGGTGGCTGCGGTCGAGGCGCTGGTGGCCCGCTGGGCGCTGCCGGGGTCTTCGGGATCGGACCACGCAGGCACGGATGTGAATTCGGATGTGAACTCGGATGAAGGTGTCGCAGCCCCGGTGTGCCCGGCGCTGCAGGAGGTTGCACATGAAGCCTGA
- a CDS encoding HypC/HybG/HupF family hydrogenase formation chaperone has translation MAFPMQVIAVDGLTARCEARGAERQVSLWALLDDLPAPGDHLMVHLDRAVQRLSAEEAAAVWATLDEIQAVLDGVGASPPP, from the coding sequence ATGGCTTTCCCGATGCAGGTGATCGCGGTTGACGGGCTGACTGCCCGCTGTGAGGCGCGCGGCGCCGAGCGCCAGGTGAGCCTCTGGGCGCTGCTGGACGACCTGCCTGCGCCGGGCGACCACCTCATGGTGCACCTCGACCGCGCCGTGCAGCGCCTCAGTGCCGAGGAGGCCGCCGCCGTCTGGGCCACGCTGGACGAGATCCAGGCGGTGCTGGATGGGGTGGGCGCATCGCCCCCGCCGTGA
- a CDS encoding aldehyde dehydrogenase family protein — protein MTVLAPQLNLIAGEHSPAASGLTLDVLDPSDGSPLTTLPRSDARDVDAAVAAARGAFRGAWGRCTATERGRVLSRLAALILQHHAELAELESRDTGKPIAQARVDINACARYFEYYGGAADKLHGESIPYAAGSTVIAMRVPHGVTGHIIPWNYPAQIFGRTVGGALAAGNACVVKPAEDACLTPLRISALALEAGLPPGALNVVCGLGAEAGAALAGHPGINHLSFTGSPGTGTAVSQAAAVNHVPVTLELGGKSPQLLFADADLEAALPVVVNAIVQNAGQTCAAGSRVLIERSIYPQVVARLVERFAALTTGRGLDGPDCGPLISRRQLHRVQEKVATAGSLGAQVLAQGRLRDDAPAGGFWFPPMLMGNVDPASALAQEEVFGPVLAAFAFDGEDEAAELANATPYGLTAAVWTRDGGRALRLAQRIEAGQVFVNNYGAGGGIELPFGGMKHSGHGREKAFEGLRSFTTIKTIAIQHG, from the coding sequence ATGACCGTCCTTGCCCCTCAGCTCAACCTCATCGCCGGTGAGCACAGCCCGGCCGCCAGCGGCCTGACGCTCGACGTGCTCGACCCCTCCGACGGCTCGCCGCTGACCACGCTGCCGCGCAGCGATGCCCGCGATGTCGATGCCGCCGTGGCCGCCGCGCGCGGCGCCTTCCGCGGCGCCTGGGGCCGCTGCACCGCCACCGAGCGCGGGCGGGTGCTGAGCCGGCTCGCCGCGCTGATCCTGCAGCACCACGCCGAGCTGGCCGAGCTGGAAAGCCGCGACACCGGCAAGCCGATCGCCCAGGCGCGCGTGGACATCAACGCCTGCGCGCGCTACTTCGAGTACTACGGCGGCGCGGCCGACAAGCTGCACGGCGAGTCGATCCCCTACGCCGCCGGCAGCACCGTCATCGCGATGCGGGTGCCGCATGGCGTGACCGGCCACATCATCCCGTGGAACTACCCGGCGCAGATCTTCGGCCGCACCGTCGGTGGCGCACTGGCCGCGGGCAACGCCTGCGTCGTCAAGCCGGCCGAGGACGCCTGCCTGACGCCGCTGCGCATCTCGGCGCTGGCGCTGGAGGCCGGCCTGCCGCCCGGCGCGCTGAACGTGGTCTGCGGCCTGGGCGCGGAGGCCGGCGCAGCCCTGGCCGGGCACCCTGGCATCAACCACCTCTCCTTCACCGGCTCGCCGGGCACCGGCACCGCGGTGTCGCAGGCCGCGGCCGTCAACCACGTGCCGGTGACGCTGGAGCTGGGCGGCAAGTCGCCCCAGCTGCTGTTCGCCGACGCTGACCTGGAGGCGGCGCTGCCGGTGGTGGTCAACGCCATCGTGCAGAACGCCGGGCAGACCTGCGCGGCCGGCAGCCGGGTGCTGATCGAGCGCTCGATCTACCCGCAGGTGGTCGCCCGCCTGGTCGAGCGCTTTGCCGCCCTGACCACCGGCCGCGGCCTGGATGGCCCCGACTGCGGCCCGCTGATCAGCCGCCGCCAGCTCCACCGCGTGCAGGAGAAGGTGGCCACCGCCGGCAGCCTGGGTGCCCAGGTGCTGGCCCAGGGCCGGCTGCGTGACGATGCGCCGGCGGGCGGCTTCTGGTTCCCGCCGATGCTGATGGGCAACGTCGACCCGGCCAGCGCGCTGGCGCAGGAGGAGGTGTTCGGCCCGGTGCTGGCCGCCTTCGCCTTCGATGGCGAGGACGAGGCCGCCGAGCTCGCCAACGCCACCCCCTACGGCCTGACCGCCGCGGTCTGGACGCGCGACGGCGGCCGCGCGCTGCGGCTGGCCCAGCGCATCGAGGCGGGCCAGGTCTTCGTCAACAACTACGGGGCCGGTGGCGGCATCGAGCTGCCCTTCGGCGGCATGAAGCACTCCGGCCACGGCCGCGAGAAGGCCTTCGAGGGCCTGCGCAGCTTCACCACCATCAAGACGATCGCCATCCAGCACGGGTAA
- a CDS encoding cytochrome b/b6 domain-containing protein yields the protein MSNTPSFGATADAALPAAAARTRRVVDAPTRMFHWLFALSFTGAYLTGESEHWRALHITLGWTMAGLLGFRVVYGLVGPRQARLSTLWRRLTGVPGWVRATLQGNAPTAAHWRQGQNLLMGVFIAALLGAVVPLVLSGWATYDEWGGDWLEEVHEAAGQFFLLLVLGHLALLAVLSGLRRRNLAQPMLTGRTEGSGPDLARRNHTWLAIVLLLAVLGYGAWEWQQAPNGLLPTASVRQGAGDGNGGGAVMPSGGGRLKPLDSLDRYHARYHDDD from the coding sequence ATGAGCAACACGCCTTCCTTCGGCGCCACGGCCGATGCGGCCCTGCCCGCCGCCGCTGCCCGCACCCGCCGGGTGGTCGACGCGCCCACGCGCATGTTCCACTGGCTGTTTGCGCTGAGCTTCACCGGCGCCTACCTGACCGGGGAGTCCGAGCACTGGCGCGCCCTGCACATCACGCTGGGCTGGACGATGGCCGGGCTGCTGGGCTTTCGCGTTGTCTACGGCCTGGTCGGCCCGCGCCAGGCGCGGCTGAGCACCCTGTGGCGCCGGCTCACCGGTGTGCCGGGCTGGGTGCGCGCCACGCTGCAGGGCAACGCGCCCACCGCGGCGCACTGGCGCCAGGGCCAGAACCTGCTGATGGGCGTCTTCATCGCCGCGCTGCTGGGGGCGGTGGTGCCGCTGGTGCTCAGCGGCTGGGCCACCTACGACGAGTGGGGCGGTGACTGGCTGGAGGAGGTGCATGAGGCCGCCGGCCAGTTCTTCCTGCTGCTGGTGCTGGGTCACCTGGCCCTGCTCGCCGTGCTGAGCGGGCTGCGCCGCCGCAACCTGGCGCAGCCGATGCTCACCGGCCGCACCGAGGGCAGCGGCCCCGACCTGGCGCGGCGCAACCACACTTGGCTGGCCATCGTGCTGCTGCTGGCGGTGCTGGGCTATGGCGCCTGGGAATGGCAGCAGGCGCCCAACGGCCTGCTGCCCACGGCGAGCGTCCGCCAGGGGGCCGGCGACGGCAACGGCGGCGGCGCGGTGATGCCCAGCGGCGGCGGCCGGCTCAAGCCGCTCGACTCGCTTGACCGCTACCACGCCCGCTACCACGACGACGATTGA
- a CDS encoding diheme cytochrome c — MTPLMSSFTRLWVGAAAALTPLASAWADHGPLLPRNMPPSYVQECASCHTAYPPALLPAASWQRLMGGLKQHYGSDASLDPATVAQLSQWLQANAGTYKRVSEVPPQDRITRAAWFERKHRRIEPAVWALPSVKSAANCAACHGGADQGRYDDDELRYPAGLTQRQRWMWHD; from the coding sequence ATGACCCCCCTGATGTCCTCGTTCACCCGGCTGTGGGTCGGTGCCGCGGCTGCCCTGACCCCCCTGGCCAGCGCCTGGGCCGACCATGGACCGCTGCTGCCGCGCAACATGCCGCCGTCCTACGTGCAGGAGTGCGCCTCCTGCCACACCGCCTACCCGCCGGCGCTGCTGCCGGCGGCGTCCTGGCAGCGCCTGATGGGCGGGCTCAAGCAGCACTATGGCAGCGACGCCTCGCTCGACCCTGCCACCGTGGCGCAGCTCAGCCAGTGGCTGCAGGCCAACGCCGGCACCTACAAGCGCGTCAGCGAGGTGCCGCCGCAGGACCGCATCACCCGCGCGGCCTGGTTCGAGCGCAAGCACCGCCGCATCGAGCCGGCCGTCTGGGCGCTGCCCAGCGTCAAGAGCGCCGCCAACTGCGCCGCCTGCCACGGCGGGGCCGACCAGGGCCGCTATGACGACGACGAACTGCGCTACCCGGCCGGCCTGACCCAGCGCCAGCGCTGGATGTGGCACGACTGA
- a CDS encoding DUF1924 domain-containing protein — protein sequence MSFLLNRARRARRATVPTLRATLLATGLALCASVSLSVSAWAADTSPAAQQARFSAEAKAPADAERGRVFFTSRQGGEWSCASCHGNPPTAQGKHANTGKLIKPLAPAFNPMAFTDSARVDKWFRRNCNDVLKRECSPGEKADVLAWLNSLKP from the coding sequence ATGTCCTTCCTCCTGAACCGCGCCCGCCGCGCCCGCCGCGCCACCGTCCCGACGCTGCGCGCCACGCTGCTGGCCACCGGCCTGGCGCTGTGCGCTTCCGTCTCCCTCTCCGTTTCTGCCTGGGCTGCCGACACCAGCCCCGCCGCGCAGCAGGCCCGCTTCAGCGCCGAGGCCAAGGCGCCGGCCGATGCCGAGCGGGGGCGCGTCTTCTTCACCAGCCGCCAGGGCGGCGAGTGGTCCTGCGCCTCCTGCCACGGCAACCCGCCGACGGCGCAGGGCAAGCACGCCAACACCGGCAAGCTCATCAAGCCGCTGGCGCCCGCCTTCAACCCGATGGCCTTCACCGACAGCGCCCGCGTCGACAAGTGGTTCCGCCGCAACTGCAACGACGTGCTCAAGCGCGAGTGCAGCCCCGGCGAGAAGGCCGACGTGCTGGCCTGGCTCAACAGCCTCAAGCCCTGA
- a CDS encoding PepSY domain-containing protein encodes MSAPFLPALPHRAARASRAGTLVVNLVAKLVVSGLLGLAGLLPALPASAHGDDDHERARAALRAGEVLPLATLLERLQRSHPGRVLEVELERDDGRWVYEVKLLRADGQLLKLALDARNGDLLSQRSKGGRAGEHREGTRP; translated from the coding sequence ATGTCGGCGCCATTCCTCCCTGCCCTGCCCCACCGCGCGGCCCGCGCCAGCCGGGCGGGGACGCTGGTGGTGAATCTGGTGGCAAAGCTGGTGGTGAGCGGCCTGCTGGGCCTGGCCGGTCTGCTGCCGGCACTGCCGGCCAGCGCCCACGGCGACGACGACCACGAGCGTGCCCGTGCCGCCCTGCGGGCCGGCGAGGTGCTGCCACTGGCCACGCTGCTGGAGCGGCTGCAGCGCAGCCACCCCGGCCGGGTGCTGGAGGTGGAGCTGGAGCGCGACGACGGCCGCTGGGTCTACGAGGTCAAACTGCTGCGCGCCGACGGCCAGCTGCTCAAGCTCGCGCTGGACGCACGCAACGGCGACCTGCTCTCGCAGCGCAGCAAGGGTGGGCGCGCCGGAGAACACCGCGAAGGCACACGCCCATGA
- a CDS encoding response regulator transcription factor, which translates to MRILLVEDEPTLRAALRRSLEDAGYVVDEADNGRDAWHLGETEPLDAVVLDLGLPQLDGLTVLQRWREAGHAMPVLILTARDGWHEKVAGIDAGADDYLTKPFHTEELLARLRALIRRAQGLGSPLLRCGAITLDTRSGRVTLGGEPITLTSHEYRLLAYLMHRPGQVVSRSELTEHLYAQDHDRDSNTIEVFVGRLRRKLPADAIETVRGLGYRLQGGA; encoded by the coding sequence ATGAGGATCCTGCTGGTCGAAGACGAGCCCACCCTGCGCGCCGCCCTGCGCCGCAGCCTGGAAGACGCCGGCTACGTCGTCGACGAGGCCGACAACGGCCGTGACGCCTGGCACCTGGGCGAGACCGAGCCCTTGGACGCCGTGGTGCTCGACCTGGGCCTGCCGCAGCTCGACGGCCTGACCGTGCTGCAGCGCTGGCGCGAGGCCGGGCACGCCATGCCGGTGCTGATCCTGACCGCCCGCGACGGCTGGCACGAGAAGGTGGCCGGCATCGACGCCGGCGCCGACGACTACCTGACCAAACCCTTCCACACCGAGGAGCTGCTGGCCCGGTTGCGCGCGCTGATCCGCCGGGCGCAGGGGCTGGGCTCGCCGCTGCTGCGCTGCGGCGCGATCACCCTGGACACGCGCAGCGGCCGCGTCACGCTGGGCGGCGAGCCGATCACGCTGACCAGCCACGAGTACCGCCTGCTGGCCTACCTGATGCACCGGCCCGGGCAGGTGGTCTCGCGCAGCGAGCTGACCGAGCACCTCTACGCCCAGGACCACGACCGCGACTCCAACACCATCGAGGTCTTCGTCGGCCGACTGCGCCGCAAGCTGCCGGCCGACGCGATCGAGACCGTGCGCGGCCTGGGCTACCGGCTCCAGGGTGGCGCATGA